Proteins co-encoded in one Fusarium musae strain F31 chromosome 3, whole genome shotgun sequence genomic window:
- the FPR1 gene encoding FK506 binding protein proline rotamase rapamycin-binding protein (EggNog:ENOG41) has translation MGVQKTIISEGSGPSPQVGQKVTIQYTGWIKDESKPDNKGDQFDSSVGRGAFVVNIGVGQVIKGWDEGVTQMKVGEKALLDITPDYGYGARGFPGAIPPNATLLFEVELQKIN, from the exons ATGGGTGTTCAGAAGACCATCATCTCCGAGGGCAGCGGCCCCTCTCCCCAGGTCGGCCAAAAGGTCACCATCCAATACACCGGCTGGATCAAGGACGAGTCCAAGCCTGACAACAAGGGCGACCA GTTCGACAGCTCCGTCGGCCGTGGTGCCTTCGTCGTGAATATTGGTGTTGGCCAGGTCATCAAGG GCTGGGATGAGGGTGTTACCCAGATGAAGGTCGGCGAGAAGGCCCTTCTCGACATCACTCC TGACTACGGCTATGGTGCCCG TGGCTTCCCCGGTGCCATCCCTCCCAACGCCACTCTCCTCTT CGAGGTTGAGCTCCAGAAGATCAACTAA